In Salinisphaera sp. LB1, one genomic interval encodes:
- a CDS encoding Crp/Fnr family transcriptional regulator has protein sequence MSPAPRGPDRTAVGAHPLVAHPRRNANCHACAFKSGCLPAELEGQHLARFEQAVGRPQHPLRAGQILVRQGDPIDTLYTLRAGAMKAFFDAADGTERVMAFRFPGAIIGLAEAYQTHWSRSLSALEDSRLCHIPLHAIDNVLQRQLMHLMSECLRREYEAHLTLALNSSARKVIAFLLGLSAVFSARGQSAVDLRLPMTYLDIASHLGMRHESLSRTLSQLEQQGLIQKSGRTIRLSDIDRLRRIKHDMEAP, from the coding sequence ATGTCGCCGGCGCCGCGCGGGCCGGATCGAACGGCCGTCGGCGCGCACCCGCTAGTGGCCCACCCTCGTCGAAACGCCAATTGCCATGCGTGCGCGTTCAAGTCGGGCTGCCTGCCGGCCGAGCTCGAGGGCCAGCACCTGGCCCGCTTTGAACAGGCAGTCGGGCGCCCACAGCACCCGCTGCGCGCCGGCCAGATACTGGTGCGCCAGGGGGACCCGATCGATACCCTGTATACCCTGCGCGCCGGAGCCATGAAGGCTTTTTTCGACGCCGCCGATGGTACCGAGCGCGTGATGGCCTTTCGCTTCCCGGGGGCGATCATCGGCCTGGCCGAGGCCTATCAAACGCACTGGTCGCGAAGTCTTTCCGCCCTGGAAGACTCACGGCTGTGTCACATCCCGCTGCATGCGATCGACAATGTCCTTCAGCGCCAGTTGATGCATTTGATGAGCGAGTGCCTGCGGCGTGAATACGAGGCGCATCTCACGCTTGCCCTGAACAGCAGCGCGCGAAAAGTCATTGCATTTCTGCTCGGTCTGAGCGCGGTATTCAGCGCCCGCGGGCAATCGGCCGTTGATCTGCGGCTGCCCATGACCTACCTCGATATCGCCAGCCATCTCGGCATGCGTCATGAATCCCTTTCACGCACGCTCTCGCAACTCGAACAACAGGGCCTTATTCAAAAAAGCGGCAG
- a CDS encoding IS630 family transposase produces the protein MSTKRSNDGRHLDAQSKEAIRLRAVDQIAQGESPEAMAEALGVNRRTVYRWLERAHHGGREALYNRAKSGRPTKFTAADLQWLSGALRDSDPRQYRFAFALWTRDIVRELLRRERGVRVSAVTVGRVLRRLGFTPQRPLRRAWQQSPEAVAEWKQTVYPEIRRRAQRERARIYFADESGVRSDYHAGTTWAPTGETPIVEATGARFSINLVSAISPGGSLRFQLVEGTVTAEVFAGFIQRLAADTAADEKVFLIVDGHPTHRAKRVRRTLEALDGRVELFFLPGYSPELNPDEQVWGYVKSRLGRGAIASKDELKMQARSLLHSLQKLPDKVAAFFRHPECQYAR, from the coding sequence ATGAGCACGAAGCGCAGCAATGACGGCCGCCATCTGGACGCGCAGTCGAAAGAGGCGATTCGGTTGCGGGCCGTGGATCAAATCGCGCAAGGCGAAAGTCCGGAGGCGATGGCCGAGGCGTTGGGAGTGAATCGCCGGACCGTGTATCGGTGGCTGGAACGCGCCCATCACGGGGGGCGAGAGGCGCTCTACAATCGCGCGAAATCGGGTCGGCCGACCAAGTTCACTGCAGCCGACCTACAGTGGCTGTCCGGCGCCTTGCGGGACAGTGACCCGCGTCAGTATCGCTTTGCGTTTGCTTTGTGGACGCGCGACATCGTGCGGGAATTGCTGCGTCGCGAGCGTGGGGTACGGGTTTCGGCCGTGACGGTGGGCCGCGTACTCCGCCGCTTGGGTTTTACGCCGCAGCGCCCGCTACGCCGGGCCTGGCAGCAATCACCCGAGGCGGTCGCCGAATGGAAGCAGACGGTCTATCCGGAGATTCGACGGCGCGCCCAACGCGAGCGTGCGCGGATTTATTTTGCCGATGAATCCGGGGTGCGCTCGGATTATCACGCCGGCACGACCTGGGCGCCGACAGGCGAAACGCCGATTGTTGAAGCCACCGGAGCGCGCTTTTCGATCAACCTCGTGTCGGCGATCAGTCCCGGCGGCTCGCTGCGTTTCCAGCTCGTCGAGGGCACGGTCACGGCCGAGGTCTTTGCCGGATTCATCCAGCGCCTGGCCGCCGATACGGCGGCGGACGAAAAAGTCTTTCTCATCGTCGATGGCCATCCCACGCATCGCGCCAAGCGCGTCCGACGGACGCTGGAGGCCCTCGACGGCCGCGTCGAGTTGTTCTTCCTGCCGGGCTATTCGCCCGAGCTCAATCCGGATGAGCAGGTGTGGGGGTATGTGAAGAGTCGGCTGGGTCGCGGTGCTATCGCGAGCAAGGACGAACTCAAGATGCAGGCGCGATCGCTCCTGCATTCCCTGCAAAAACTGCCCGACAAGGTCGCTGCGTTTTTCCGTCACCCCGAATGCCAATACGCAAGGTGA
- a CDS encoding universal stress protein: MNYTHILLDVSSRRERAAVCEYALLLAREHHAQVTAVNPGAPDVNNPSRAAARGVAAMDEFEALAQQYPDVAWRRFSATGSWIDTIAQEGLYSDLILTRQFDPNDSPRYAGYDAPVNIALLSGRPVLVVPRADRFSRVGSRVVLAWNASAESARMVCAALPLLVHARAVDIVIVTETPRRPGTVAPVTGDDIGSYLARHRVEASITTVAAGALEVSEVLLSVVADKGGDLLCMGAYGHARLRKLVVGATSRALMRNMMVPTLVAC, translated from the coding sequence ATGAATTACACCCATATTCTGCTGGACGTGAGCAGTCGCCGCGAACGGGCGGCCGTATGTGAATATGCGCTGTTGCTGGCGCGTGAGCATCACGCCCAGGTTACGGCCGTGAATCCCGGCGCGCCCGACGTCAACAACCCGAGCCGTGCCGCGGCCCGTGGCGTCGCGGCGATGGATGAGTTCGAGGCGCTGGCGCAGCAATATCCGGATGTGGCCTGGCGCCGGTTTTCCGCAACCGGGTCGTGGATCGATACCATCGCGCAGGAAGGGCTTTACTCGGATCTCATCCTGACCCGGCAGTTCGATCCGAACGACAGCCCGCGGTATGCCGGCTACGACGCGCCGGTAAACATCGCGCTGCTGTCCGGGCGTCCCGTGCTGGTTGTCCCGCGTGCGGATCGGTTTTCCCGCGTGGGCAGCCGCGTAGTGCTGGCATGGAATGCATCAGCTGAATCGGCGCGCATGGTCTGTGCGGCATTGCCCCTGCTGGTTCATGCCCGAGCCGTTGATATCGTCATCGTGACCGAAACACCGCGCCGGCCCGGAACCGTCGCCCCCGTGACCGGCGATGACATCGGATCGTATCTCGCGCGCCATCGGGTCGAGGCCTCGATCACGACGGTTGCGGCGGGTGCGTTGGAAGTCAGTGAGGTACTGCTTTCCGTGGTCGCGGACAAGGGCGGGGATCTGCTCTGCATGGGGGCATACGGACACGCCAGGCTGCGCAAACTGGTGGTCGGCGCCACGAGCCGGGCGCTGATGCGCAACATGATGGTGCCCACGCTAGTGGCGTGCTGA
- a CDS encoding helix-turn-helix domain-containing protein: MTEHASDPGLRVADLLHYSRNASIHELCLPHSLSPLALPQLGDEVWRERQLVRGETLFRQGHGMHALYCVTYGLLKTVIVDNEGREQITGFHFPTELVGLDALPRREHVCMASAVTASRVRVLPLHRLQEAMHQAPALRDAFVDLVGRALAQHEQLLLVVNQRRSIERLAILLLSFSCRLGRNGRAATVLRLPMSRAEIANYLGLTQETVSRAFRRLQTAGMLTVRVKNVTLTDPARLTRCATEGWSETY, from the coding sequence ATGACCGAGCATGCATCCGACCCGGGTTTGCGCGTTGCCGACTTGCTGCATTACAGCCGCAACGCCAGCATCCATGAGCTCTGCCTGCCGCATTCGCTGTCCCCGCTTGCGCTGCCTCAGCTGGGCGACGAAGTGTGGCGCGAGCGTCAATTGGTCCGCGGCGAAACGCTGTTCCGCCAGGGCCACGGCATGCACGCCTTGTACTGCGTCACGTACGGGCTGCTCAAAACCGTCATTGTCGATAATGAAGGGCGCGAACAAATCACCGGATTTCATTTTCCCACCGAGCTGGTAGGGCTGGATGCGCTGCCCCGACGTGAACACGTCTGTATGGCCAGCGCGGTGACCGCCAGCCGGGTCCGCGTCCTCCCGCTGCACCGCCTGCAGGAAGCGATGCACCAGGCACCAGCCTTGCGCGATGCGTTCGTGGATCTGGTCGGTCGTGCCCTGGCACAACACGAGCAGCTCTTGCTGGTCGTCAACCAGCGACGCTCGATAGAACGCCTTGCCATCCTGCTGCTGAGTTTCAGCTGTCGGCTGGGCCGCAATGGTCGCGCCGCGACCGTGCTGCGGCTGCCGATGTCGCGTGCCGAGATTGCCAACTATCTGGGTTTGACCCAGGAAACCGTATCCCGCGCCTTTCGCCGTTTGCAGACGGCGGGAATGCTCACCGTGCGAGTCAAAAACGTGACCCTTACGGATCCGGCACGCCTGACACGATGCGCCACCGAGGGCTGGTCCGAGACGTACTAA
- a CDS encoding helix-turn-helix domain-containing protein, translated as MSIPRMATVSDRPTTAEPSRPWPRPTGRTTAAHGKCVACIFKPHCLPADLDDNSLSTFEHQIWRYSRPVKAGQTLVHQGDAIDSLYALRVGSLKAYIDEADGTERVMAFRFPGAIIGLAEPYQKQWARSFAALEDSWLCRIPLNAIHDSLQRQLIRLMSDCLRREYESHLTLALTSGSRRVVSFLLELSAIFKALGQSPVHLRLPMTYLDAASYLGMRHESLSRTLSQLQKQGLIRKSGKEIHIDDLPGLNRLKNDDALVPAADRFITKPKPAGGSSGADPGRANTRRRRIV; from the coding sequence ATGTCGATTCCCCGAATGGCTACGGTCTCCGATCGCCCCACCACGGCCGAGCCGAGCCGCCCCTGGCCGCGGCCGACGGGGCGCACCACGGCCGCGCACGGCAAGTGTGTGGCCTGCATCTTCAAGCCGCACTGCCTGCCCGCCGATCTCGACGACAACAGCCTCAGCACCTTCGAGCACCAGATATGGCGGTACTCGCGCCCGGTGAAAGCGGGCCAGACGCTCGTTCATCAGGGCGATGCAATCGATTCGCTCTATGCTTTGCGGGTCGGCTCACTGAAGGCCTATATCGATGAGGCCGACGGCACCGAGCGGGTCATGGCCTTCCGGTTCCCCGGTGCCATCATCGGCCTTGCCGAACCGTACCAGAAGCAATGGGCGCGCAGCTTTGCGGCCCTCGAGGACAGCTGGCTGTGCCGCATCCCCTTGAACGCAATACACGATTCGCTGCAGCGCCAGTTGATTCGGCTGATGAGCGACTGTCTGCGGCGTGAGTACGAGTCGCACCTCACCCTGGCGCTGACCAGCGGCAGCCGAAGAGTGGTGTCGTTCCTGCTGGAGCTGAGCGCCATATTCAAGGCGTTGGGCCAGTCGCCGGTACATCTGCGCCTGCCCATGACCTATCTCGATGCCGCCAGCTATCTGGGCATGCGACATGAGTCGCTCTCGCGCACGCTTTCCCAACTACAGAAACAGGGCCTGATCCGGAAAAGCGGCAAGGAGATTCATATCGACGATCTGCCCGGGTTGAACCGCCTCAAGAACGACGATGCCCTCGTGCCCGCCGCCGACCGCTTCATCACAAAGCCGAAGCCTGCCGGCGGTTCATCCGGGGCCGACCCGGGCCGCGCCAATACCCGGCGACGTCGCATCGTCTGA
- a CDS encoding OsmC family protein, whose product MQSLPHHYNVHARGSAEGEIRLGADGLPELAATAPPEFDGPAGYWSPETLLMAAVAGCFVLTFRSVARASRLDWARVECDVHGVLERHEGRNHFSRLTVNPHVVVRNAADERLARQCLDKAETACLVTNSLTADIQLEPRIEVIENA is encoded by the coding sequence ATGCAATCACTTCCTCATCATTATAACGTCCATGCCCGGGGTTCGGCGGAAGGCGAGATTCGCCTCGGCGCCGATGGGCTGCCCGAACTCGCGGCCACCGCGCCGCCGGAATTCGATGGCCCGGCCGGCTACTGGTCGCCCGAGACCCTGTTGATGGCCGCCGTGGCCGGCTGTTTCGTGCTCACGTTCCGCAGCGTTGCGCGCGCCTCCAGGCTCGATTGGGCGCGCGTCGAGTGCGACGTCCACGGCGTGCTCGAACGCCACGAGGGCCGCAACCATTTTTCGCGCCTCACCGTGAACCCGCATGTGGTGGTCCGCAACGCGGCCGACGAGCGCCTGGCGCGTCAGTGTCTGGACAAGGCCGAAACAGCCTGTCTGGTCACCAATTCGCTGACCGCCGACATCCAGCTCGAGCCGCGTATCGAGGTGATCGAAAACGCCTGA
- a CDS encoding acetate/propionate family kinase, with translation MSYLVVNAGSSSLKMALFGRVRGGALVRHLRAFVDYHDTPARLHLCDAQGRLRRETDLPDGPERLPAALERVLATCEDSAGGAALTAVGHRVVHGGTRFAAPVRIDSASLAALETLVPLAPQHQPHNLAGIRTIARLHPRLAQVACFDTAFHRSQPMVAQRFALPRHWFEQGVRRYGFHGLSYEYIVGRLHAIDPAAARGRVIVAHLGHGASLCALDAGRSVATSMGFSTLDGLPMGTRCGALDAGVLLYLLQQAGQSVGDIDDMLYNRSGLLGVSGLSDDMRALLASDTPQAAEAVALFVHRCVCEIGAMAAALGGVDALVFTGGIGEHAGPIRDRILAALAWLGVAIDRAANAADALRISTHDSAVRAWVIPTDEEQQIARHCERLIAADGDA, from the coding sequence GTGAGCTATCTGGTCGTCAATGCGGGCTCGTCGTCGCTGAAGATGGCGCTGTTCGGCCGTGTCCGCGGCGGGGCGCTGGTGCGTCATCTGCGCGCATTCGTCGACTATCACGACACTCCCGCCCGCCTGCACTTGTGCGATGCCCAGGGACGGTTGCGCCGGGAAACGGATCTGCCCGATGGCCCCGAACGTCTCCCCGCGGCGCTCGAACGGGTGCTGGCCACATGCGAAGACAGCGCCGGTGGGGCGGCCCTGACGGCGGTCGGCCACCGCGTGGTGCATGGCGGAACGCGCTTTGCCGCGCCGGTGCGCATCGATTCCGCCAGCTTGGCCGCGCTGGAAACGCTGGTGCCGCTGGCGCCCCAGCACCAACCGCATAACCTGGCCGGTATCCGCACCATCGCGCGCCTTCATCCCCGGCTGGCACAGGTTGCGTGCTTCGATACCGCGTTTCATCGCAGCCAGCCGATGGTGGCGCAACGATTCGCATTGCCGCGACACTGGTTCGAGCAGGGGGTCCGGCGCTACGGTTTTCACGGTCTGTCATACGAATACATCGTCGGCCGTCTGCACGCGATCGATCCGGCGGCGGCCCGGGGACGCGTGATCGTGGCGCATCTGGGGCACGGCGCGAGCCTGTGCGCGCTGGACGCTGGCCGCAGTGTGGCCACGTCGATGGGCTTCAGTACGCTCGACGGTCTGCCGATGGGCACGCGCTGCGGCGCGCTGGATGCCGGCGTTCTGCTGTACTTGCTGCAGCAGGCGGGGCAGTCAGTGGGCGATATCGACGATATGCTTTATAACCGTTCGGGCCTGCTGGGTGTGTCGGGCTTGAGCGACGACATGCGAGCGCTATTGGCCAGCGACACACCGCAAGCGGCCGAAGCGGTTGCGTTGTTCGTTCATCGCTGCGTGTGCGAGATCGGTGCCATGGCGGCAGCGCTCGGCGGTGTCGATGCGCTGGTGTTCACGGGCGGGATCGGCGAGCATGCGGGGCCGATCCGCGACCGAATCCTCGCTGCGCTGGCTTGGCTGGGCGTGGCAATCGATCGCGCCGCGAATGCCGCCGATGCGTTGCGGATCAGCACCCACGACAGTGCGGTGCGCGCCTGGGTGATCCCGACCGACGAGGAACAGCAGATCGCACGTCACTGCGAGCGCCTGATCGCAGCCGACGGCGACGCTTGA